The Paenibacillus sp. MBLB1832 genome has a window encoding:
- the rpsI gene encoding 30S ribosomal protein S9, with translation MAQVQYYGTGRRKHSVARVRLVPGEGRIIINKRDLDEYFGLETLKLIVKQPLALTETIGQYDVLVLANGGGISGQAGAIRHGISRALLKADPEYRGSLKKAGFLTRDSRMKERKKYGLKAARRAPQFSKR, from the coding sequence GTGGCACAAGTTCAATATTATGGAACGGGTCGTCGTAAGCATTCGGTAGCGCGTGTGCGCTTAGTACCGGGTGAAGGACGTATCATCATCAACAAACGTGATCTAGATGAGTATTTCGGTCTAGAAACATTGAAGCTAATCGTTAAGCAACCACTTGCTCTTACTGAAACTATTGGTCAATACGATGTTCTAGTTCTTGCAAATGGCGGCGGAATCAGCGGACAAGCTGGCGCAATTCGTCACGGTATCTCCCGTGCATTGTTGAAAGCTGATCCTGAGTACCGTGGATCCTTGAAAAAAGCAGGATTCCTAACTCGTGATTCCCGTATGAAAGAACGTAAAAAATACGGATTGAAAGCCGCTCGTCGCGCTCCTCAATTCTCCAAACGTTAA